The following proteins are encoded in a genomic region of Nitrospirota bacterium:
- a CDS encoding glycosyltransferase family 39 protein: MLAGIILTFLVTRLATLGYFLGTFASSVDEFMSQEPALRILTEGRTIPSDYLHTPFESRLYAAYLAILHRIGLLPDPLSFEPHYYLASRCISAAAGVAAIFLCYRLGALVGGASAGLLAAFFVATAPLHFLLSGTAVPHTVLLCLVTSSFLLAHRVSKAPTVRRDLLAGVLTGLASALRYDPLTLVPIASAYLFPRKHLPLWRILGGIGLILCLALLLFVALNPSVLTQRSGFWEPDRNYIVLRWQHLFNNGISTDHLWPTLQAHFAFGIPHSLGLTTVLLPVIGLLKLARIRSPWFWIFTLYAVTYGVFLILFAWHPYLSPYLHFLPVLSVGAAMAFQTTTPRNPGHTLARARFVAILLCLIYGVMNVGSMHSQFTRYEQAASWAKAHSSEDRPWVIYLPFPVRKDMVGIRSPRPDDVEALFTLPPDRYVISPQLAALMTQRMYPERTPHIVEATRRILSNQDPCYHVVERWTPHSPLEPLMRRMAGPYADPSAYAVEKTPGCTGSFTFRP, translated from the coding sequence TTGCTGGCCGGGATCATCCTCACTTTCCTCGTCACCCGTCTCGCCACGCTCGGCTATTTTCTGGGAACGTTTGCCTCTTCGGTTGACGAGTTCATGTCCCAAGAACCCGCGCTGCGAATCCTGACGGAAGGCAGAACAATACCGAGCGACTATCTCCATACTCCTTTCGAGAGCCGCTTGTACGCCGCCTACCTCGCGATCCTCCATCGGATAGGCCTCCTCCCCGATCCCTTATCTTTCGAACCCCACTATTACCTGGCCAGCCGATGTATTTCTGCCGCGGCCGGAGTCGCGGCTATCTTTCTTTGCTACAGATTGGGCGCCCTGGTTGGAGGTGCATCCGCGGGACTCCTCGCGGCATTCTTTGTAGCCACCGCCCCCTTGCATTTCCTGCTCTCGGGCACTGCGGTTCCCCATACGGTTCTCTTGTGTCTCGTGACAAGCAGCTTCCTACTGGCCCACCGAGTCTCAAAGGCGCCTACGGTGCGACGGGACTTGCTGGCGGGAGTCCTCACGGGTCTGGCCTCTGCGCTCCGATACGATCCCCTGACCCTTGTGCCCATCGCTTCCGCCTACCTTTTTCCTCGAAAACATCTGCCCTTGTGGAGAATATTGGGCGGGATCGGCCTGATCCTTTGCCTCGCGTTGCTCCTATTTGTAGCTTTGAATCCATCCGTGCTGACGCAACGATCCGGCTTCTGGGAACCGGACCGCAACTATATCGTTCTCCGCTGGCAGCATCTTTTCAACAACGGGATTTCCACCGATCATCTTTGGCCCACCCTCCAGGCCCATTTCGCATTCGGAATACCCCATTCACTGGGCCTCACGACGGTCCTGCTCCCGGTGATCGGACTTTTGAAATTGGCGAGAATACGGAGTCCATGGTTTTGGATCTTCACCCTCTATGCCGTTACCTATGGGGTTTTCCTGATCTTGTTCGCCTGGCATCCATACCTCAGCCCGTATCTCCATTTCCTGCCGGTCCTATCGGTAGGGGCCGCCATGGCATTTCAGACCACCACCCCGCGGAATCCCGGTCACACCCTCGCGCGCGCGCGATTCGTTGCGATACTCCTATGCTTGATCTACGGTGTGATGAACGTAGGGAGCATGCATTCGCAATTCACCCGTTACGAACAGGCCGCCTCCTGGGCGAAGGCACACAGTTCGGAGGATCGACCCTGGGTGATCTACCTGCCCTTTCCGGTGAGAAAAGACATGGTCGGAATCCGGTCGCCCCGGCCGGACGACGTGGAAGCCTTGTTCACCCTGCCCCCCGATCGATATGTCATCTCCCCACAGCTCGCCGCACTCATGACCCAGCGCATGTACCCGGAGCGTACGCCGCACATCGTCGAGGCGACCCGCAGGATCCTTTCGAATCAAGATCCTTGCTATCACGTTGTTGAGCGATGGACGCCTCACTCCCCACTTGAGCCGCTCATGCGCCGGATGGCCGGTCCCTACGCGGACCCCTCCGCCTACGCCGTCGAAAAAACGCCCGGTTGCACCGGCTCTTTCACCTTTCGCCCTTGA
- a CDS encoding polysaccharide deacetylase family protein, with protein sequence MTFDLEDWADAFLVQAPKRIREHRIREGLDWVLQLLSDGHAGATCFVVGRLAREHPEWVREIAGLGHEIACHGQDHQRVDRLTAAQFREQARTSKRLIEDLTGQRAVGYRAPGFSITFRAPWAFDILSEEEFQFDSSCYLEHWPWRLPPSGIHEIPLATARAGPFCLPFSGGTTMKWLPYRLFAWGLRRARSSFPAVAVYLHPWDFFPPPKGMGGAASHYLFHRHQGRHLFYKWQRLLSEMTWVRACDTLPEHLQAASARHGVRPNLSK encoded by the coding sequence ATGACGTTCGATCTGGAAGACTGGGCTGACGCGTTCTTGGTCCAGGCTCCAAAGCGGATACGAGAGCATCGCATTCGTGAGGGGCTGGACTGGGTGCTCCAGCTCTTGTCCGACGGCCATGCCGGCGCCACTTGTTTTGTGGTCGGCCGCCTGGCAAGGGAACATCCCGAATGGGTGCGTGAAATCGCGGGCCTCGGGCACGAGATTGCATGCCACGGACAAGACCATCAGAGAGTGGATAGACTCACCGCGGCGCAATTCCGGGAGCAGGCGCGAACTTCAAAAAGATTGATCGAGGATTTGACCGGACAACGGGCCGTGGGCTATCGTGCCCCGGGCTTTTCCATTACCTTCCGCGCTCCCTGGGCGTTCGACATCCTGAGCGAGGAGGAATTTCAGTTCGATTCGAGTTGCTACCTTGAGCACTGGCCATGGAGACTCCCCCCCTCGGGGATCCACGAAATCCCTCTGGCCACGGCCAGAGCAGGACCGTTCTGCCTGCCTTTCTCGGGGGGGACAACAATGAAATGGCTCCCTTACCGCCTGTTCGCCTGGGGTCTGCGGCGGGCCCGTTCTTCGTTTCCCGCCGTTGCCGTCTATCTTCACCCGTGGGACTTTTTCCCGCCCCCTAAGGGGATGGGAGGGGCTGCCAGTCATTACCTGTTTCATCGCCATCAAGGCAGGCATCTCTTTTACAAATGGCAAAGACTCTTGTCTGAGATGACGTGGGTTCGGGCATGCGACACGCTGCCCGAACACCTTCAGGCAGCCTCTGCCAGGCACGGGGTCCGCCCGAATCTTTCGAAGTGA
- a CDS encoding B12-binding domain-containing radical SAM protein, whose protein sequence is MRVLFVQHALIDESPVLADLSAFLKASGNETHLLIERLERPLWEKAAAWRPDLVAIPSSILAAGWALRIAREAKAHLDRPVILLGSLPTFQGDVLRDASVDYVCRGEAEIPVSHLCRALERGGQVGSIPGLGTKDAGPDVGLARVDSLDEMPFPDRDLYFRYHPAARFSVKKFLSSRGCLHDCSFCYISGIRRLAPGHQHSVRRKSVARVIDEIERVRARHPLKFVVFSDDLFGSHVSWLEEFAQAYHARVALPFYCNMTASMINERSVPLLARAGCRAVGMGVETGRESLREALKGMGKDREYKEACRRLTSSGIRCVGLNVIGWPQESFEEAWQTLEWNVSVGIPDARVALYIPLPGTPLGESVPTDLPDLTQGWLPERRSTSDERIANLYYLFRLAVRWPALKGTVRFLAGRRRLRLQPWFRLLSAGLDKDILGIAWWEALSYMRAAGNFDRRTANFPSLVS, encoded by the coding sequence GTGAGGGTTCTGTTTGTCCAACATGCTCTGATCGACGAATCACCGGTTCTCGCCGATCTCTCGGCATTCCTGAAGGCTTCAGGCAACGAAACCCACCTGTTGATCGAACGTCTCGAAAGACCTCTTTGGGAGAAGGCGGCGGCGTGGCGCCCCGACCTTGTAGCCATTCCCAGTTCGATTCTGGCCGCAGGCTGGGCGCTCCGGATCGCTCGTGAGGCCAAGGCCCATCTAGACCGGCCCGTCATCCTGCTGGGCAGTTTGCCCACCTTTCAGGGAGACGTTCTCCGAGACGCTTCTGTCGACTATGTTTGCCGGGGAGAGGCGGAAATCCCCGTCTCACACCTTTGCCGCGCGCTGGAGCGAGGGGGGCAGGTGGGGTCGATCCCGGGGCTCGGGACCAAAGATGCGGGACCCGATGTCGGACTCGCGAGAGTGGATTCGCTTGACGAGATGCCTTTCCCCGATCGCGATCTATACTTTCGATATCACCCCGCGGCTCGCTTCAGCGTGAAGAAGTTCCTGTCCAGCCGGGGCTGCCTTCACGATTGCTCATTCTGTTACATATCGGGGATCAGACGGTTGGCGCCTGGACATCAGCATTCCGTGCGACGCAAATCGGTGGCCCGCGTGATCGACGAGATTGAGCGAGTGCGCGCGCGGCATCCCCTCAAGTTCGTTGTGTTTTCGGATGACCTCTTCGGATCCCATGTGAGCTGGCTGGAAGAATTCGCGCAGGCCTACCACGCGAGAGTGGCGTTGCCTTTTTATTGCAACATGACGGCATCGATGATCAACGAACGCTCCGTGCCGCTGCTGGCGAGGGCGGGGTGCCGTGCCGTGGGCATGGGCGTGGAAACGGGGCGGGAAAGCCTTCGCGAAGCCCTGAAGGGGATGGGCAAGGATCGGGAATACAAGGAGGCCTGCCGAAGGCTGACAAGCTCTGGAATCCGATGCGTGGGGCTGAACGTTATCGGGTGGCCTCAGGAGTCATTTGAGGAGGCTTGGCAGACTTTGGAGTGGAACGTTTCGGTGGGCATCCCGGACGCGCGGGTGGCCCTGTACATTCCTTTGCCGGGAACGCCCCTGGGGGAAAGCGTTCCGACCGACCTCCCGGACTTGACTCAGGGATGGCTTCCCGAACGGCGGAGCACCTCGGACGAGCGGATCGCCAACTTGTACTACCTCTTTCGCCTTGCCGTTCGTTGGCCGGCGCTGAAAGGTACGGTCCGTTTCTTGGCGGGACGCAGAAGATTGCGGCTTCAGCCATGGTTTCGGCTGCTGTCCGCCGGTTTGGACAAGGACATCTTGGGGATTGCTTGGTGGGAGGCGCTCAGTTACATGCGGGCCGCAGGCAACTTTGACCGACGGACAGCCAATTTTCCCTCGCTAGTGTCCTAG
- a CDS encoding class I SAM-dependent methyltransferase, whose amino-acid sequence MADRITRDSGPANARSRGVRWDHERAFYDSRTLWFQELGASGLEGRLKGLAARTFDRAVALVDLDEIRGLRLLDLGCGDGRHASYFQEKAECLAIGVDVSLGHLRRGVAKSPRTVCGEDIEVAGGRTVQAAIEVLPFRSSSFDAAWLSQVFHHLSSPVDALQEARRVLRDGGKLFLVDPNGGHISRPIVNWVGRRTRLMSPDESAMDPDRIVQLLEENGFQVRRRCDHTLLSDFILYCAEVLALGSSRAAKGLLLMLHLTVKVDALADRFLLPRFPRWAWKSLLVAEKSPQRGPSSREEARGG is encoded by the coding sequence ATGGCCGATAGAATAACACGCGATTCAGGCCCGGCCAACGCTCGAAGCCGCGGGGTTCGATGGGACCATGAAAGGGCCTTCTACGATTCCCGAACACTCTGGTTTCAGGAACTCGGCGCCTCCGGCCTGGAGGGCCGGCTGAAAGGTCTGGCTGCGCGCACTTTCGATCGGGCCGTGGCCTTGGTTGACCTCGATGAGATCAGGGGGCTCCGTCTTCTCGACCTTGGCTGTGGAGACGGGCGACATGCTTCCTACTTTCAGGAGAAGGCTGAATGCTTGGCCATCGGGGTGGACGTTTCGCTGGGGCACCTTCGAAGGGGTGTGGCGAAATCGCCGCGGACCGTCTGCGGGGAAGACATCGAGGTCGCGGGAGGAAGGACGGTCCAGGCGGCGATCGAAGTCCTTCCGTTTCGATCCTCGAGTTTCGACGCCGCGTGGCTCTCCCAGGTGTTTCATCATCTTTCGTCTCCCGTAGATGCTCTTCAGGAGGCCAGGAGGGTTCTTAGAGACGGCGGCAAGCTCTTTCTCGTCGATCCGAATGGAGGACACATTTCCCGTCCCATCGTCAATTGGGTCGGCAGACGCACCCGCCTCATGAGCCCCGATGAAAGCGCGATGGATCCGGATAGGATTGTTCAATTGCTGGAGGAGAATGGATTCCAAGTGCGCCGTCGTTGTGACCACACGCTCCTTTCCGATTTCATCCTCTACTGCGCGGAGGTGCTGGCGCTTGGGTCCTCTCGGGCCGCCAAGGGTCTCCTTCTCATGCTGCACCTCACCGTCAAGGTGGATGCGCTGGCGGATCGATTTCTGTTGCCGCGTTTCCCGAGATGGGCGTGGAAATCCCTGCTGGTGGCCGAGAAATCTCCGCAAAGAGGGCCGAGTTCGCGCGAAGAAGCGCGCGGCGGCTGA
- a CDS encoding cobalamin B12-binding domain-containing protein has protein sequence MSCVILIHLAFDPPSGHVDKKIRYQRIQRRPQLGLQYIAAVLENLGHATEIWDQAVERFTMESLLARMSRTKPLFFGYYSHSFVRDKLCRHLRQIKPIVSSKLIVGGPGALHAKDFLEAGADGVVRGEAEAVLPALVRFCGGEIPGGSVPSFAFFEPGGIHSTPTATPIADLDTLPYPKREPFQPDAYHDYFIPTMRSPYATLITSRGCPYTCTFCGSPTQWGHKVRQRSVENVLSEEQKGRVPAWCPLCPTLQPAPAHRATHRATRGCAFCTPTASAAREKRNSSDS, from the coding sequence ATGTCCTGCGTCATCCTGATTCACTTGGCGTTCGACCCTCCCTCCGGCCATGTCGACAAGAAGATCCGCTACCAGCGCATCCAAAGACGGCCCCAACTGGGCCTGCAATACATCGCGGCCGTCTTGGAAAACCTCGGACACGCCACCGAAATCTGGGACCAGGCGGTTGAGCGTTTCACCATGGAAAGCCTCCTGGCCCGGATGAGCCGCACAAAACCACTCTTCTTCGGCTACTACTCTCATTCCTTTGTCCGGGACAAGCTATGCCGTCACCTCCGCCAAATCAAGCCCATCGTTTCCTCAAAACTGATTGTGGGTGGGCCTGGTGCGTTGCACGCCAAAGACTTCCTGGAGGCAGGGGCGGACGGCGTGGTGCGAGGCGAAGCTGAAGCCGTCTTGCCTGCGTTGGTCCGCTTCTGCGGCGGCGAGATACCCGGAGGGTCGGTCCCGAGCTTCGCATTTTTCGAGCCGGGCGGGATCCACTCCACACCCACCGCGACCCCTATCGCGGATTTGGATACGTTGCCTTATCCGAAACGCGAACCTTTCCAACCCGATGCCTACCACGACTATTTCATACCCACGATGAGGTCCCCCTACGCAACCTTGATCACCTCTAGAGGTTGCCCCTACACGTGCACCTTTTGCGGCTCACCGACTCAATGGGGCCATAAGGTCCGACAACGGTCGGTCGAGAACGTCCTCAGCGAAGAACAGAAGGGACGCGTCCCCGCCTGGTGTCCTCTGTGTCCCACCCTTCAACCCGCCCCGGCCCACCGGGCCACCCACCGCGCGACGCGCGGATGTGCATTTTGCACCCCTACAGCTTCCGCGGCCCGCGAAAAGCGGAATTCTTCAGACTCTTGA